The following nucleotide sequence is from Synchiropus splendidus isolate RoL2022-P1 chromosome 1, RoL_Sspl_1.0, whole genome shotgun sequence.
GCTCACACTCCTTCCTTCTCTGGACAATACTGCAAGGTGTCTCTCACTCAGGTAACTAAATCAAACACATAGAAATTATCAGGTGACATCCTGATTTTTTTGAGACGgtgattattattttcatttgagtGTCATGATCGCCAGGTGAGTCTGACACTATTGCAATGTCGATGACAGTATACAGAAGACTCAAACAACTTGAGTAAAAGTTAACAGTAactttaatacaaataacacaaataataaaaatcctAAAGAATAGCTGCTTTAGGATTCACAATAATTCTGAGAATCCACCTCAAAACGTATTATAACACAAATACTATCACATTGCTCTGCACCTGAGTCTGGTGGCCCATCAACATCAGAACAAGGTGAAGCATCTATGAAGCATTTGAATGACAAGTCCACACCACGTGCTGTGGAAAGTGGGGTACCTGATGCTGCCCAGTCAGTTCCCATATGTGACTGCACCTTTAGTGAGTACTAGTGAGAACTAGGACAAGAGCTGTTTATAGATGATCAAACTGGAACAGCACCTTCTggatcagcagctccagcaggattCAGGACCCTCTCTCTGCTTACCCAGAGCAAACCTAGCTCTGACTCCACACTCTTGGTGAAGGCCTGGAGACCAAGGGTGTATTTATCCAAAAGGTTGGGACCTCACATTAAAGAGTGGCTTGCAGCCGTTCAACCTGCCTGACTGAGCTTTTATTATTGCAGGTTATTCTACATAATTTTGCATTTGCAGTGCAACAGGTAGTGACTACTGTTACTGTTAAATGATTTTCCTTTACAGGGAAAGGTTTTCTATTTTGTGGGTATTTGTGTTCCTGACTCTTGCGAAGATACAGATGcacacatgctggtgcttgaagGTAAGATGGCCATTGTGAACGGCACGTGTGTGATATGAATGAACTCACAAATTCTGCTTTTAAGATATAAATAGAAATTCTCATTGAAAGTTGtgaaaaaaattctgaaatataGAAAGAAGCTAACTTCATCTCTGACTGCTGACGACTGAGCAACTCATTTAACTTAAATTACTTTCAGGGGTaattttgtatgtttttatgttaCGGAATACTGCTGTGTTACAGCTATTACTAAAAGAATGAAGTGTGACATACTTTTGTCACGAAAACAAAAGATGGATTGATGCCACAAACAATGCGATAAAAATGTACAGATCATtatagatttaaaaatgatggttgAAGTGCCAAAGTCCAAAAATTTGTTTGACTacatcaatattttcacagCATACGACGCAGCCGCCATCAatgttttaattctgtttttgcATTTAAGGGAGACTGAAGTTCAGAGAGATCTCCCTCATTCCGCCTTTACCATCTGCACTCATCAATGATTCTACGCAGCATGTGGTGGGGACACATTGTTTGTCCAAAACTGTTCACCCTGATCCATCAGGAATCGCTTGTCTGTAAGTGAACAAATGTGAAAACTGAGTCATATTGCTAAAACTAGAGCTCAGCGATGGTGACAGGAATCACATGATATTGTCCATATTAAAGTTTGGAGCcttgaaagagagagaaaagcccTGGATTCAattatgtgttgttttttttcttttccacccaCAGGgtcctttgttgtgttttggtaaCACTTCCTCTTGCTGCTACCCTCATCACAGCTGTGAAGAATGAACAACTGAGGAGGAAAGTCCCTGCTGCTTTGGAACCTCTCCCTTTGGTTGAGGGACAACCAGTTGGAGATTTAAAGATTAACAATACCTCAAATTGGGGAAAAGATCATTGCAGTTTAAAAGAAGCCAGTAAGTTGGGGGTAAAAAAGGAAAATTCACATTACCAGCTACAATGAACAGTTCTATTAAACTTGGAGGTTTAACAGGCTGAAATGAGATACGTGAAAAACATGACGAAGGTTAATCCTGAAACACAATTTCTTGCACCTGTTTCCAAATGCTGGACACTTGTCTTTTCTCTTTGcttatacacaacaacaaatgcaTCAACTACAGTGTTGCAGCTGCGCCAATGGCAGTACTGCCAGTGGTTAGTTGATCATCTGGTTTCCCTCTCACAGACGTCTGTGTGAGGAATTAATGACGTCTGTGGCGTCATTAATTCCTCACACAATCTGACTCCAGGTCAATGACTTTCCCAGTCCTCAATAGTGCAGTGCCACTTCTGGACctgtcccaagataagataacaAGCTAAGGTGCAGGTCACAGTCTTTATCTTGGTCATGTCATATAGTAAAAGTCACCCCTTTATATCGGGCAGAAGTGTCGCccacaacaaaaatatacaaatacaaCACCAAAGACAATAAATCATGGACAACAGTTAGTCCTTAGACCCTTTATAATAAAGAGCACACTCAACAGAACAAAATGGCAAATGAACATGCAGATGACTGACCTATTTGAACACACCTAAAGAGTCAAATCCAGATAACCGTGTTCCACAGAATGTTTTGCATTCTAAGACTAGGTGTCCTTTGATGCTTTCAACAACTAAGCTTTGTGGGCAGGTTGATGGGCATGTTCACAGGTCTTTATCTGGTGGTGCCCTGGATCCAGTGTTCCAGCCATTTATCACAACATACCGTCACCCAGCGATGGCCCAGTCACAAGTGACTCAGACCTGGGTGTGTCTCTCACTGGTGGCTCCAAGAAGAGCCTAGAAGATGCCCTCCCCTTTCAGCCACAGCCAAGAGCTGCTTCTCACAGTGATCACAGTGACAGCTACTTCCTTCATTAAAGTAGAACAAGCTGTGAAATCTACTGCTCACCTCATCTGACCACTCTCCAGCCCAGTTCCACCGCATAGCTTTCTCCTTCCATCGCATGTTTTTTCTTATTCGCAACAATAACAAATAGAAAACTCTACTGAATGATGGCAGTTGGTTGCTGACTGGTGGTTTTGACTTCGAAAAGCATAGTGTGGGATTGAGGGCTTAGCCCACAGATCACCGCCCAGCCAGAGATGTTCGTTGGTTGGAGATGGCAAGACGTGTGTGATTCCAATTGGAAAGCtcaatatatacaatatatacatCTAATCAGTATTTGACCTCTGAAGCTAtgtttgtggttttttttttttggttttttttccagaccAAACCAATGCAAGTCAGCAGGATACTCTCAGTCATTGCTTGCAGCAGTTTCTTCAGGCCTTCTCCCTGCAGACAACAACACAGGGAATCTTTAGCACTCCGGCCTCTGTCAAGGCCTCCTATCCTTCCTTGAACGGCATTCGAGCACTTAGCCTTTTATGGATCATTTCAGGACATGCTTTACGTCTCATTGAAACAAGCCTTGTGGGTATGACTGCTGTCCAAAAATGATCAATAGCCATCTGACTGTTCTTGATCTAACAACATGTCTCCAACCACAGATAACAGAAGCACCTTGCAAGCATCTGAGAAAACAAGTCCCCTGCATGTGTTTACTGACAGTGGGAATATCTACCTGGCCGTGGACTCATTTTTGCTACTCGGGTGAGACACCTCATTATAATATGGTCTTGTttgattttaataatatttgatCTTGTTTCTGACATCATGGTACATTGCAAAGCTGCTCAATGAAGTTTTGATCTGGTCTTTGTGTTTTAGAGGTTTGCTCAGCGCCAAAAGTCTCCTAAACTCAATCCAGAGGAATGATGACACCATGAGCCCCAGTCTTGTGGCAGATTACTACTTCAAGAGGATCAGAAGGTCAGACTCAACCCTTTTAGCACCATCAGGCACACAGCCTGgctgcatttaaacaaaccaCACTACATATATGAAGCCTGATATAGTTACTACCTGTGTCTTCACATTTGTGGGCGTGTTTctatcagtgaagcctcataaaaGCAAAACGGTGTGCGCAACTGTCTAGATACAGCCAACATGTCTGTGGCGTGGACATATTTGTGAGGGAGTCTGAACTCTAGTCTGTAGTTTGTAGTCTGTAGTCTTATGACTGTAGCAACAGTGGGTCTTGGCTGCTGCTGGCTTGACAGTTGCGTCCCTAGAGTGTGTCTTAAAAGACAAGATTGTTTCACTTCTACCTGCCTTCGAGCCACTAACTACAAAGACTCGCTCCTCTGATGTTTCAGCTGAAGGCACTGCTCCTCTAATTTCAGCGAACCACGGAGTGAAACAATGACAAGTGCGCGAGTCTGTCAACACGTGTCACACTCGTCATCATCACTGTACTCAATCGACATGACAAAGATCAGATTTGGATGTAAGAAATAAAGCAGTGTCGGAGCAGAGAGTGACTCATCTCTGCAACCTATGGTGAACTGTAGACTTCACGTACTGTATGTACTAGGATAATCTTTATTTTGATAAACAGTTGTGTTTTTGACCAAGAGAGAAAATATTGTGATCTGTTTCAGCACTTGTACTTGCTGTGAATGCACCTCGCTGTAGTAATCTGAAAAGTAAAGGTTAAAATGCTTGTGACGTTGCACTGTTTCTATGAGGGAATGTTTAACTTTACAATCTGACAAAAAGTGATGCTGCTTCAGCTCACGGTGAGTGAATGATGGAGCCCATGCTTCACTgtccccatcatcatcatcgtccttatcatcactgttgcttgtgagatgaggaagagtatcacCAGTGGGTCAGACAAACATCTGTAGTTATGTGATTCAATATGGCCGTTGCCTGGTCACACCATAACATATCACTTACAGGTCGATGAGTGAATTTGCGCCCATCCCAAACTCggggtcacactgaagattgACCAAACAACCAAGATCAGTTCAAGACGGTGAATGGTAGTTAAACCACAAGTAACCACAGTTGTATTCTCTTCATTCTAGGATACAGCCCCTGCACATGTTTGTTCTTCTACTCTATGTAGGCTTCACCTCTGTGTTCAGTGGAGGACCTTATGGGGATGTATTACAACACCAATGTGGCAAATACTGGTGGACAAACCTGCTGTTGATTAACAATCTATTTACAATCCGATTATCAGTAAGTTGATTGAACTAGACCAGTGTGCCAAAGATGTCGTGAATTTTAGTAAAAACAAAGTTGATAACAtctgttttttccccttttccACACACTTTCTACTCTTCACAGTGCCTACCTTGGACATGGTACCTCTCACTGGACATGCAGTGCTATGTTACAACGCCTCTGCTGATTCTTGCTCACAGAAAGTATGTTACCTCCATTGGAAAAGGCTGAAGTCGTGTCTCAttgctgattttatttttcaggaaCAAAGTTGTATTTGTTATCTTAGTGGTTGGCTTCCAGATTATGACTGTTTTGACTGGATTTTTCTTCATAGCAAATGCAAGGTGAGATGACTTTCTAAGAGTAAGTTCTCCAAAAGAGCCACTTGGtgtctttgttttaaatatagCCAAAAGCGACAAGCATGGCATGAGTCAAAGGTGTCTATGTCTGAACAAGGTCTAACTCGATCAGCTTCTCTTTTCAGATCAACGGATGATTTCTTATTTTTCTACTACTATAAACCGTACTCCAGATGTGGACCCTTTGTGATAGGAATCCTGTTCGGAATGTACTTGAAACTACGGAAGGAAAgctttttaaagaaaaaggTGACTCTCATGAAAAGTTCCTAGCAGGGATTTTGAATCCAAAAACCATCTGTAAAACAATGATTATTGACTATacactgtgttgtctgtgtttCATTATAGTGGCAAGCGGCTCTTGGATGGATGAGCTCGTTGTCAGTCCTGGCGCTGGTGGTAGGACTAGGCTTTTTCTTTTATCTTGATCCAGACCGTTCAGCAACAGGCCCGGCCTTTTACCATGGACTACACAGAATATTGTGGGTGACGGCTCTCAGCTGGGTCATACTGGCCTGCGAGGAGGGCTATGGAGGTACTTTATATGTGTCTCTATTTCTCACCAGAGACGTGTAGAAGTCCTTCCTAAACTAAAGATGCGTGCAATGTTATTCTATGTAGCAATATCTATTTCGCCAGTGTGAAAAAGTGGTCAACTTGAGACTTAGTGGTGAACCAAGAACcattttattaaatgaaaacaacacaggtAATCTTGCAAATAAAGGGTTGATCAAACCTTGCTTTTTCAAAAATCTGCTCTGTCAGCGGCAGCTTCTGTGAACTTAGTATTATCCTTTGTTACTTCCTGTGGACTCAAAAACTGAGAGAAGAAACAGTCAATGTGAGGGTAGGTCATTAAATACCATTTTGTTGTCAGTCAGTTTAATCCACCTTTGGATTTCTGTGAGTACTGGATCAACTTTAGAATGTGTTTTAGCACTAGGATGTAGAAGAACCATGGCATTAGTGAgtgaacacaacaaacaaggTTGGCAGTCACTAGCTACAGCCATGAGTAGATTTCCTGAAAAACACTTTACTTTCACTTGAATACATTTCCGtgaaattattttgtaatttattattatttaatccaAACTTATACTTTCTTTTAGGATATACTTTTAACCAGGTACATTGTTCTGTAGCTTAGTCATCTTTGTACAATTAACTTTCACTTCACCTCAGTAGATCCATGAAACCGAATCAACAACACGACAGCATTGTCACTGGATAACTGGTGGCTGACATGCGCCGGTTGCTCCTCAGCCAGAGAGGATGTGAAATACCCGTGGTTCCACATTGGGTCCTTGTTTTGCCTGGCAGTGTACAAAGTTCAGTGACACTCATCCCAACAATAATGTAGAAATGCAAGACAAATATTAGTTTAAGACATTTATGACCTTGGAATTTCAACTCCAGTTGCATTAGGTGCAAGGTGTCGCTCCTCTTCATCCACACCTCAGAGATAACTGTCTATATCGTACTGCACATTTTGTCAAATCATCCTCTTTCATTGTCATTCTAATCTTCCCAcgttcttctttttgtttgtctttgtttttcaaatttagGAAACTGTGTTCTGAACTGTGCTGAATATACGCAACATTCTGTTGTTATTATATATTGTCAAATTTTAGTGAAATTGTCAGTGAAGACAGTTGTATCAATCGAGAAGCTAAGTCATATAATAGTAACCCAACAGTGATGTCAAGtaacatttgaaacatctgTAATTCATCAGTAATGTAtcagaaaaatgaaacattaattTACAGAAATAATGATGGAATTCTGTCTTCTTTCCAGGTTTTATCACGAGTCTGCTTTCACTGAAGTTCTGGGTTCCTCTTGCAAACCTAAGTTACTCCTCCTACCTAATTCATCCC
It contains:
- the LOC128764538 gene encoding O-acyltransferase like protein-like; amino-acid sequence: MRDTNSFLWDLNQDNPKEYAVMMYDSYGKMGSNMVGGNVNQPGLMSECRSAHTPSFSGQYCKVSLTQGKVFYFVGICVPDSCEDTDAHMLVLEGRLKFREISLIPPLPSALINDSTQHVVGTHCLSKTVHPDPSGIACLVLCCVLVTLPLAATLITAVKNEQLRRKVPAALEPLPLVEGQPVGDLKINNTSNWGKDHCSLKEANQTNASQQDTLSHCLQQFLQAFSLQTTTQGIFSTPASVKASYPSLNGIRALSLLWIISGHALRLIETSLVDNRSTLQASEKTSPLHVFTDSGNIYLAVDSFLLLGGLLSAKSLLNSIQRNDDTMSPSLVADYYFKRIRRIQPLHMFVLLLYVGFTSVFSGGPYGDVLQHQCGKYWWTNLLLINNLFTIRLSCLPWTWYLSLDMQCYVTTPLLILAHRKNKVVFVILVVGFQIMTVLTGFFFIANASQKRQAWHESKVSMSEQGLTRSASLFRSTDDFLFFYYYKPYSRCGPFVIGILFGMYLKLRKESFLKKKWQAALGWMSSLSVLALVVGLGFFFYLDPDRSATGPAFYHGLHRILWVTALSWVILACEEGYGGFITSLLSLKFWVPLANLSYSSYLIHPFIIYIFIGLQETPVHYLDINGMYLFFGHVVLTIPVSYVLTVLVERPFILLKWKIGGFSLFSHQAASADTPDPTLPIPLSLLRHLTEVNQRQCVGFPSPYYDSPCLFSCPGLLVDDTFPYVFVSAPLPQS